Proteins from a single region of Desulfobacter postgatei 2ac9:
- a CDS encoding KamA family radical SAM protein, with amino-acid sequence MNNNQKAARPNILVEDDKPPSIRKSEEDDPLSLAGESLRSLLTPTPRIPEKKTSLVSHHGKTTIKTKAFRKKFYPLISDKEWNNWQWQLQNRIQSHEKLSRFLTLSQEETLVNRTSQLPLSITPYYLSLISPDDPDHPLRKCVVPNVNEWLQMPGESDDPLGEDQQSPVPGLVHRYPDRVLFLLSDFCSTYCRYCTRSRVVGHGTIHPSRVRWEKALKYIEKTPAVRDVLLSGGDPLTLADDRLEWVLSRLRQIDHVEVIRIGTKVPAVLPQRITPNLVKMLKKYHPLWMSLHFTHADECTPETAKACARLADAGIPLGSQTVLLKGINDSAKTMASLMHGLMKMRVRPYYLYQCDPITGSGHFRTSIEKGLEIIRSLRGFTSGYAVPTYVVDAPGGGGKIPLMPDYIQGHTTDNLVMINYENRTFLYPDPVSAPAEDVLK; translated from the coding sequence ATGAATAATAACCAAAAAGCCGCCAGGCCAAATATTTTGGTCGAAGATGACAAGCCTCCCAGTATTCGGAAATCGGAAGAAGATGACCCTTTGTCCTTGGCCGGAGAATCTCTCCGGTCTTTATTAACACCCACACCCCGGATCCCCGAAAAGAAAACAAGTCTGGTTTCCCATCATGGGAAAACAACCATAAAAACAAAAGCCTTTCGGAAAAAATTTTATCCTCTGATTTCCGATAAAGAATGGAACAACTGGCAGTGGCAGCTGCAAAACCGTATCCAGAGCCACGAAAAACTCAGCCGGTTCCTTACCCTGTCCCAGGAAGAGACCCTGGTCAACAGGACCTCCCAGCTTCCGTTGAGCATCACGCCCTATTACCTGAGCCTGATTTCACCGGATGACCCGGACCACCCCCTGCGCAAATGTGTTGTTCCCAACGTGAACGAATGGCTTCAGATGCCGGGAGAATCCGACGATCCCCTGGGCGAAGACCAACAAAGTCCTGTTCCCGGCCTTGTCCACAGGTATCCGGACCGGGTCCTGTTTCTGTTGTCGGATTTTTGTTCCACCTATTGCCGGTACTGCACCCGTTCCCGGGTGGTAGGCCACGGCACCATACATCCCAGCCGGGTACGGTGGGAAAAGGCCTTAAAATACATTGAAAAAACGCCTGCCGTCCGTGACGTCCTGTTGTCCGGGGGAGACCCGCTGACATTGGCAGATGACCGCCTGGAATGGGTATTGTCAAGGCTGAGGCAGATTGACCATGTGGAGGTGATCCGCATTGGGACCAAAGTCCCTGCGGTTCTTCCCCAGCGCATCACGCCCAATCTGGTAAAAATGTTGAAAAAATACCATCCCCTGTGGATGAGTCTGCATTTCACCCATGCTGACGAATGTACACCCGAGACCGCCAAAGCCTGTGCAAGGCTTGCGGATGCAGGTATCCCGCTTGGATCCCAGACCGTTCTGCTCAAAGGCATCAATGATTCGGCCAAGACCATGGCATCCCTGATGCACGGCCTGATGAAAATGCGGGTCCGTCCCTATTATCTGTACCAGTGCGATCCCATCACCGGTTCCGGCCATTTCAGGACCTCCATTGAAAAGGGCCTGGAAATCATCCGCAGCCTGCGGGGGTTTACCAGCGGGTACGCTGTTCCGACCTATGTGGTGGACGCCCCTGGCGGTGGTGGAAAAATTCCGCTCATGCCTGACTATATTCAAGGCCATACCACCGACAACCTGGTCATGATCAATTATGAGAACCGCACCTTCTTGTACCCCGATCCGGTTTCAGCCCCTGCTGAAGACGTATTGAAATAA
- the lon gene encoding endopeptidase La — MTESFLHEDNEVFLKKIPDKLPILPLRNTVAYPFMPLPLSINIPGSMKLIEDAFKGDHLIGLAAMKDSSVIEPMPEQIHEIGTVCILNRIVHLGDDSLQIFLYGFERFRITSWHETEPYLKAGILLHPDTLEHDNELEAAFRTLQTLSKEFISLLPNIPAAAHDYIDKIKDPRHLLYLVASNIQIKLKDAQELLETDSVKDKLHLLIFHLSHEKEILKLKQKIQSDVNRSMEKKHHEYYLRQQLKAIQKELGESEESQSDVDEYTEKIEKAGLPDEAKQEALRELKRMGEMSRNSAEYGVIKTYLDWIVDLPWQIRTEDELDINHARTVLDDDHYDLADVKNRILEYLAVRQLVNTRRIQSEPDTIGNENQAMGAILCFAGPPGVGKTSLGQSIARSLGRKFTRMSLGGMRDEAEIRGHRRTYIGAMPGRIIQAIKRAGSRNPVFMLDEVDKIGSDWRGDPSSALLEVLDPAQNNTFRDHYLNVDFDLSDVIFITTANQLEAIPPPLKDRMEIIQLEGYTEYEKIMIAKNYLVHRQLNQNGLTAKEVSFSIDALKKIVQSYTREAGVRNLEREIGTICRRIAVKIVSREITDIAVTSDHVREFLKKEKFESESSEPFKIPGIATGLSVTTVGGDILFIEATWMKGKGTFLITGQLGDVMRESAQIAHSYIRSKAEELGIDPDVFKHTDVHIHVPAGAIPKDGPSAGITILAAMASLFSGRIISRHIGMTGEITLRGRVLPVGGIKMKVLAAHRAGLTKVILPKRNESDVNELPEEVRQSIEFLPVEWIDEALNIILVQ, encoded by the coding sequence ATGACGGAATCATTTTTACATGAAGACAATGAAGTATTTCTGAAAAAGATACCTGACAAGCTTCCCATCCTTCCTTTACGGAATACGGTTGCATACCCGTTTATGCCCCTGCCGTTGTCGATAAATATTCCCGGATCAATGAAGCTGATTGAAGACGCTTTTAAAGGCGATCATTTAATCGGGCTTGCAGCAATGAAAGACAGCTCGGTCATAGAACCCATGCCGGAACAAATTCATGAGATCGGCACCGTTTGCATACTGAACAGGATCGTTCATCTGGGCGACGACAGTCTGCAGATATTTCTTTATGGGTTTGAACGGTTCCGCATTACCTCCTGGCATGAGACAGAACCGTATTTGAAAGCAGGGATTTTATTGCACCCGGACACTCTCGAACACGATAATGAGCTTGAAGCTGCTTTCAGAACCCTGCAGACGCTTTCCAAGGAATTCATTTCACTTCTTCCGAATATTCCGGCTGCTGCGCATGATTACATTGATAAAATAAAAGATCCCCGTCATCTTTTGTATCTGGTGGCATCCAATATCCAGATTAAACTCAAGGATGCGCAGGAACTGCTTGAAACGGACAGCGTGAAGGATAAGTTGCACCTGCTGATTTTTCATTTATCGCATGAAAAGGAGATCCTTAAGCTGAAGCAGAAGATCCAATCGGATGTCAACCGATCCATGGAAAAAAAACATCATGAGTACTATCTTCGCCAGCAGCTCAAAGCGATTCAAAAAGAGTTGGGAGAATCGGAGGAAAGCCAGTCTGACGTCGATGAATATACTGAGAAGATAGAAAAAGCCGGCCTTCCGGATGAAGCCAAACAGGAGGCGTTGCGCGAGTTGAAACGAATGGGCGAGATGTCTCGGAACTCGGCGGAATACGGCGTCATAAAAACCTATCTGGACTGGATCGTCGATTTACCCTGGCAGATACGGACAGAAGATGAACTGGACATCAATCACGCACGGACTGTTTTGGATGATGATCACTATGACCTGGCAGACGTCAAAAATAGAATCCTGGAATATCTGGCTGTCCGACAGCTGGTAAATACCCGCCGGATTCAGTCGGAACCCGACACCATCGGAAATGAAAACCAGGCCATGGGCGCTATTTTGTGTTTTGCCGGACCGCCGGGCGTCGGGAAAACGAGTCTCGGGCAAAGTATCGCCCGTTCTCTTGGAAGAAAATTCACGCGCATGAGTCTGGGAGGAATGAGGGACGAGGCCGAAATCCGCGGTCACAGACGAACCTATATCGGTGCCATGCCCGGCCGGATCATACAGGCAATTAAACGGGCAGGCTCGCGTAATCCTGTTTTTATGCTGGATGAAGTGGATAAGATCGGCAGCGACTGGCGCGGTGATCCGAGCAGTGCCCTCCTTGAAGTACTCGACCCTGCACAGAACAATACTTTCCGTGATCATTATCTGAATGTGGATTTTGACCTGAGCGATGTGATTTTCATCACGACCGCGAATCAGCTCGAGGCCATCCCCCCGCCCCTGAAGGACCGCATGGAAATCATCCAGCTGGAGGGTTATACGGAATATGAAAAAATCATGATTGCAAAAAATTATTTGGTCCATCGTCAGTTGAATCAAAACGGCCTGACCGCTAAAGAAGTATCGTTTAGCATAGACGCTTTAAAAAAAATCGTTCAAAGCTATACCCGGGAGGCGGGGGTCAGGAATCTGGAACGTGAAATCGGAACCATTTGCCGCCGGATCGCCGTAAAAATTGTCAGCCGGGAAATAACGGATATTGCCGTAACCTCCGACCATGTCCGGGAGTTCCTGAAAAAGGAAAAATTTGAATCCGAATCTTCCGAGCCTTTCAAAATACCGGGAATCGCCACCGGCCTTTCAGTGACAACGGTTGGGGGGGATATCCTTTTCATCGAGGCAACCTGGATGAAAGGCAAAGGGACGTTTCTCATCACCGGACAGCTGGGGGATGTGATGCGGGAAAGCGCTCAGATCGCCCACAGTTATATTCGGTCCAAAGCCGAAGAGCTCGGGATTGATCCTGATGTATTTAAACATACCGATGTTCACATCCATGTTCCGGCCGGTGCAATTCCAAAAGATGGTCCATCTGCAGGTATTACCATCCTTGCGGCAATGGCGAGTCTGTTCAGCGGTCGGATTATCAGCAGGCATATCGGTATGACGGGAGAGATCACGCTCAGGGGCCGGGTCCTGCCTGTGGGCGGGATCAAGATGAAAGTCCTTGCGGCGCATCGGGCCGGCCTGACAAAGGTGATCCTGCCCAAACGCAATGAAAGTGATGTAAATGAGTTGCCGGAAGAGGTGCGTCAATCCATTGAATTTTTACCTGTTGAATGGATTGATGAAGCGTTGAATATCATCTTGGTGCAGTGA
- a CDS encoding Mrp/NBP35 family ATP-binding protein, translating to MKHSSRSGIASHMPNQKPDGLAPDALKKISRKFIVMSGKGGVGKTSVSVNLAIALANMGYKVGLLDVDIHGPDVPQMLGLSGILSVDLDKKMVPMRYGDNLKVVSMEILTQNKDDAIIWRGPVKHTVIRQFIGEVGWGVLDFLVIDSPPGTGDEPLTVAKLIPDAQAIIVTTPQEVALADIRKSISFCRKVHMGILGIIENMSGFICPHCGKNVDIFGTGGGEKTAKTYGLRFLGRIPFDPDMVTCGDQGVSFQHLHAQSPITDAFIRIAEKMIPKN from the coding sequence ATGAAACACTCTTCAAGAAGCGGGATTGCAAGTCATATGCCGAATCAGAAACCGGACGGCCTTGCCCCAGACGCGTTAAAAAAAATCAGCAGGAAATTCATTGTGATGAGCGGTAAGGGAGGCGTCGGGAAAACAAGCGTATCCGTCAATCTTGCCATTGCACTTGCAAATATGGGGTATAAAGTGGGATTGCTGGATGTTGATATCCACGGACCGGATGTCCCCCAGATGCTTGGACTATCTGGTATCCTCTCGGTCGACCTTGATAAAAAGATGGTGCCCATGCGCTATGGAGATAATTTAAAGGTTGTATCCATGGAAATCCTGACCCAGAACAAGGACGACGCCATTATCTGGCGGGGACCTGTCAAACATACCGTCATAAGGCAGTTTATCGGGGAAGTCGGCTGGGGTGTCTTGGATTTTCTGGTCATTGACTCCCCGCCTGGAACTGGGGATGAGCCCTTGACCGTTGCCAAGTTGATCCCGGACGCCCAGGCCATTATCGTTACGACTCCCCAGGAAGTGGCACTGGCAGATATCCGCAAATCCATCAGTTTTTGTCGAAAGGTTCATATGGGCATTTTGGGGATTATTGAAAATATGAGTGGGTTTATCTGTCCTCATTGCGGGAAGAATGTTGATATTTTCGGAACCGGCGGAGGAGAAAAAACCGCAAAAACCTATGGGCTCAGGTTTCTGGGCAGAATTCCGTTTGACCCGGACATGGTAACGTGTGGGGATCAGGGCGTTTCATTTCAACACTTACACGCGCAATCTCCTATCACGGATGCGTTTATCCGCATCGCGGAAAAAATGATACCGAAAAATTGA
- a CDS encoding Hsp20/alpha crystallin family protein encodes MKLTKWDPFREIDDMFTKYLTHSNRPSLGNQELLTSGDWAPRADIAETDLDFTIKVEIPEIKREDIKITIDNGVLNIRGERKREKEDKSVKYHRIERHYGSFLRSFSMPDNVAEEQIEAQFKEGVLTLRLPKTEKSKPKLIEIAVK; translated from the coding sequence ATGAAACTGACCAAATGGGATCCGTTCCGGGAAATCGATGATATGTTCACCAAATACTTGACGCATTCGAACCGGCCTTCATTGGGTAATCAGGAACTGTTGACTTCTGGAGACTGGGCTCCTCGCGCGGACATTGCCGAAACCGATTTGGATTTTACCATCAAGGTGGAGATCCCTGAAATCAAACGGGAAGATATCAAGATTACCATTGATAACGGGGTTCTCAACATCAGGGGAGAACGGAAACGGGAAAAAGAGGATAAAAGTGTAAAGTACCACAGGATTGAGCGGCATTACGGCAGCTTTCTGCGCAGTTTTTCCATGCCGGACAATGTGGCCGAAGAACAGATTGAAGCCCAATTCAAGGAGGGCGTATTAACACTTCGCCTGCCTAAAACGGAAAAATCAAAACCCAAGCTAATTGAAATTGCCGTGAAATAG
- a CDS encoding isoamylase early set domain-containing protein — protein MTIKKQYLKNKSQCKVTFLAQKEMGGGAKEMHVVGEFNQWDKCATPMKKDKNGTFTATVNLDLNKKYQFRYLSDGVNWFNDAKADAYIHSVYGNCDNSVIVI, from the coding sequence ATGACGATCAAAAAACAATATCTAAAAAACAAATCACAGTGCAAGGTAACTTTCCTGGCTCAAAAAGAGATGGGAGGTGGTGCAAAAGAAATGCACGTGGTGGGTGAATTCAATCAATGGGACAAATGTGCAACGCCCATGAAAAAGGACAAAAACGGCACCTTTACTGCTACGGTGAACCTTGATCTCAATAAAAAATATCAGTTCAGATACCTTTCGGATGGGGTGAACTGGTTCAACGATGCAAAAGCCGACGCGTATATTCATAGCGTTTACGGGAATTGTGATAACTCGGTGATTGTTATTTAG
- a CDS encoding Hsp70 family protein, which yields MEQYLGESVRDAVITIPAYFDDSQPRTKIKKAIGRLKKPWKGKT from the coding sequence GTGGAGCAATACCTGGGAGAGAGCGTCAGGGACGCCGTGATTACGATACCGGCGTACTTTGACGACAGCCAGCCCCGGACAAAAATTAAAAAGGCCATCGGGCGACTGAAAAAGCCATGGAAAGGGAAAACATAA
- a CDS encoding tyrosine-type recombinase/integrase, producing MIDFNAGLIRVLGKGNKTRIIPVGKSALDAIQTYRADLKKNYSAVFLNKNFGRLGRPSIRRILDKVVLECGLGLKISPYTLRHTFATHMLDSGADLRGIQEILGHASLSTTQVYTHVSMDRLMAVYDKAHPRS from the coding sequence GTGATTGATTTTAATGCCGGACTGATACGGGTACTGGGCAAGGGAAACAAAACGCGCATCATACCAGTGGGCAAAAGTGCCCTTGATGCCATCCAAACCTACCGGGCTGATCTTAAGAAAAATTATTCTGCCGTATTTTTAAATAAAAATTTTGGAAGGCTTGGCAGGCCGTCCATTCGACGTATTCTGGATAAGGTGGTCTTGGAATGCGGGTTAGGCTTAAAAATATCACCCTACACCTTACGGCATACCTTTGCCACTCATATGCTGGATTCCGGTGCAGATCTTCGGGGTATTCAGGAGATATTGGGCCATGCCAGCCTGTCTACTACCCAGGTGTACACTCATGTGAGCATGGATCGCCTGATGGCGGTGTACGACAAAGCCCATCCACGAAGTTAG
- a CDS encoding ATP-binding protein has translation MKQSELTALLGTLIDEWESEIVEFKEAGNDYKTDKIGSYFSALANEVNLRGLERAWLIFGVNNKTRSVVGSNYRLDSERLQSTKMQIADSTEPSITFRNIYELQHSQGRVVLFEVPAAPLGMPIAWKGHYYARAGESLTHLGLDKVDNIRQQTMIEDWSAQIIPDGTFDHLDTDALQKARESFAQKYANRFSSEGVMGWPMKTFLDRAKLTQDGRITRTTILLLGKPESAYLLSPHPGQITWKLEGLERAYEHFGLPFFLNTTSVYRKIRNIQVRILPDDQLFAVEVSKYDQRIVLEALHNCIAHQDYSRNGRIIVTEQPDCLYFENEGRFFEGLPEDYIIGNKTPRRYRNPFLAQAMAELN, from the coding sequence ATGAAACAGTCCGAATTGACGGCATTGCTTGGTACCTTGATTGATGAATGGGAAAGTGAAATTGTTGAGTTTAAAGAAGCCGGCAACGATTATAAAACTGATAAAATCGGCTCTTATTTTTCTGCTTTGGCCAACGAAGTAAATTTGCGCGGATTGGAACGTGCCTGGCTGATTTTTGGCGTTAACAATAAAACCCGTTCTGTGGTGGGGTCTAATTACCGCCTGGATTCTGAACGACTGCAAAGCACAAAAATGCAGATTGCGGACAGCACAGAGCCAAGCATCACGTTTCGAAACATTTATGAGCTGCAGCACTCTCAGGGACGTGTCGTGCTCTTTGAAGTGCCTGCCGCGCCTTTGGGAATGCCCATTGCATGGAAAGGCCATTATTATGCCCGTGCCGGTGAAAGCTTAACCCATCTGGGACTTGATAAAGTTGATAATATCCGTCAACAGACGATGATTGAAGACTGGTCTGCCCAGATCATCCCTGATGGAACTTTTGATCACCTTGACACGGATGCCCTGCAAAAAGCACGTGAGTCGTTTGCACAAAAATATGCAAATCGATTTTCCAGCGAAGGGGTTATGGGCTGGCCCATGAAAACGTTTCTTGACCGGGCCAAATTAACCCAGGATGGCAGAATTACACGCACAACAATACTTTTGTTGGGAAAACCGGAATCAGCGTATCTGCTGTCCCCGCATCCAGGGCAGATCACCTGGAAACTTGAAGGGCTTGAACGGGCGTATGAACATTTCGGACTGCCTTTTTTCCTGAATACAACAAGTGTATATCGAAAGATACGAAATATTCAGGTCCGCATTCTCCCGGATGATCAACTGTTTGCCGTCGAGGTTTCCAAGTACGACCAACGTATTGTTCTAGAAGCACTGCACAATTGTATCGCTCACCAGGATTACTCTCGTAACGGACGTATCATTGTGACGGAACAGCCGGATTGTCTGTATTTTGAAAATGAAGGCCGATTTTTTGAAGGGCTGCCCGAAGACTATATTATCGGAAATAAAACGCCGCGTCGGTATCGCAATCCTTTTCTGGCCCAGGCAATGGCTGAATTGAATTGA
- a CDS encoding YwbE family protein codes for MTGGQNRTQIKTGQTVSIVLKKDQRTGVLTQGVVKNILTKSSFHPHGIKVRLENGLVGRVKAIHG; via the coding sequence ATGACTGGCGGACAAAATAGAACGCAAATCAAAACCGGACAAACCGTATCCATTGTATTAAAAAAAGACCAAAGAACAGGCGTTCTGACCCAAGGCGTCGTAAAAAATATTTTAACAAAATCGTCTTTTCATCCCCATGGTATAAAAGTCCGATTGGAAAATGGCCTTGTTGGCAGAGTTAAGGCCATTCACGGTTAA
- a CDS encoding DUF3820 family protein yields the protein MQPVIPDKNEFISLTTMKMPFGKYKGLRLVDLPEPYLVWFSRKGFPEGKLGRLLRTVYEIKLNGLEYLFKQK from the coding sequence ATGCAACCAGTCATCCCAGATAAAAACGAATTCATCTCGCTTACTACGATGAAAATGCCTTTTGGCAAATATAAAGGTCTCCGTCTTGTGGATCTGCCGGAACCTTATCTGGTCTGGTTTTCCCGTAAAGGGTTTCCAGAGGGTAAATTGGGTAGACTGCTGCGGACCGTCTATGAAATCAAACTCAACGGCCTGGAATATCTGTTCAAACAGAAATGA
- a CDS encoding GIY-YIG nuclease family protein translates to MPDKNWSSYLLKCSDGSLYWGVTKNMENRLIKHNEGTASKYTRSRLPVKLAAIKGHFTKREAFHLEYQIKNTPTHKKIATLNDWKPEN, encoded by the coding sequence ATGCCTGACAAAAATTGGTCGTCATATCTCCTGAAATGTTCAGATGGCTCTCTGTACTGGGGCGTCACTAAAAATATGGAAAATCGGCTGATAAAGCATAACGAAGGGACTGCTTCAAAATATACAAGATCTCGCCTGCCGGTAAAATTGGCTGCCATCAAAGGACATTTTACCAAACGTGAGGCCTTCCATCTGGAATATCAAATCAAAAACACGCCAACTCACAAAAAAATAGCAACGCTGAATGACTGGAAACCTGAAAATTGA
- a CDS encoding YheU family protein, translating to MNAVKIPYDQLSPEALHGVIEEFVTRDGTDYGEVEIPLETKIAQVLAVVVFAMGNNTFGSGGGTGRGELSAIMVFMWGVTLDSKGVNYFCY from the coding sequence TTGAATGCTGTCAAAATCCCGTATGACCAGCTGAGCCCCGAGGCTTTGCATGGTGTCATTGAAGAATTTGTAACAAGGGATGGCACTGACTATGGTGAGGTGGAAATTCCCCTGGAAACAAAAATTGCCCAGGTGCTGGCCGTGGTGGTTTTTGCTATGGGCAACAATACTTTTGGTAGTGGTGGTGGTACTGGGCGGGGTGAGCTCTCCGCAATCATGGTATTTATGTGGGGTGTAACCCTTGATAGTAAAGGCGTTAACTATTTTTGTTATTGA
- a CDS encoding recombinase family protein, with product MYPKGHKAEIGYTRVSSTNQKTDRQLDGVPLDKIFEDKQTGKDTNRPQLQACLDYLREGDRLHVHSMDRLARSLADLQAMVQGLTSQGIVVKFHKEGLEFTGEDNPMSMLMLQIMGAVAEFERSLIRERQTEGIKKALAKGVKFGRAPKLTLADKCQIADLVEQGQEKNALAEQFGVSRQTIYRALKEVQA from the coding sequence ATGTACCCCAAAGGACATAAAGCGGAAATAGGCTATACAAGGGTATCATCAACAAACCAAAAAACAGACCGGCAACTTGACGGTGTACCTCTGGATAAAATTTTTGAGGATAAACAAACAGGCAAAGACACCAACCGGCCCCAACTTCAGGCTTGCCTGGATTACCTTCGGGAAGGGGACCGGCTGCACGTCCATTCTATGGACCGGTTAGCCCGGAGCCTTGCCGACCTCCAGGCCATGGTTCAAGGCCTGACCAGTCAGGGGATTGTTGTCAAATTTCACAAGGAAGGCTTGGAATTTACCGGAGAGGACAATCCCATGTCTATGCTGATGCTTCAGATCATGGGAGCCGTTGCGGAATTCGAGCGTTCCCTGATCCGGGAACGGCAAACTGAAGGGATAAAAAAAGCCCTGGCAAAAGGCGTGAAGTTCGGCAGGGCTCCAAAATTGACCCTGGCCGATAAATGTCAGATTGCTGATCTGGTGGAGCAAGGGCAAGAAAAGAACGCTCTGGCTGAACAGTTTGGAGTGTCCCGGCAGACCATTTACCGGGCGTTAAAAGAAGTTCAAGCGTAA
- a CDS encoding Uma2 family endonuclease, giving the protein MPAQPQEKNLMSPAEYLEMERTSLDIKHEFFNGEVFAMVGASRNHNRINVNLTKKLGINFETNPAQCEVFSNDMRVKTAGNYTYPDLTISCGDARFEDDKFDTLTNPVIVIEILSDSTERFDRTKKFAYYRAIPTLQEYILVSQHECWVEQYIRQNDMWGYQSYDGLEQILKLESVNFELPLSEIYLNVEFEDEPRKI; this is encoded by the coding sequence ATGCCAGCACAGCCGCAAGAAAAAAATTTGATGTCACCGGCTGAATATTTGGAGATGGAAAGGACCTCTCTGGATATTAAGCATGAATTTTTTAATGGTGAGGTTTTCGCTATGGTTGGGGCCAGCAGGAACCACAACCGCATAAATGTGAATTTGACAAAAAAATTAGGGATCAATTTTGAAACAAACCCGGCTCAGTGCGAAGTATTTTCTAATGACATGCGGGTTAAAACAGCAGGAAATTATACCTATCCTGATCTTACTATTTCCTGTGGGGATGCAAGATTTGAAGATGATAAGTTTGATACCCTAACAAATCCTGTTATCGTTATTGAAATTCTTTCAGATTCAACCGAACGTTTTGATAGGACGAAAAAGTTTGCTTATTATCGGGCAATTCCTACGCTTCAAGAATATATCCTTGTTTCCCAACATGAATGTTGGGTTGAGCAATATATACGCCAAAACGATATGTGGGGTTATCAATCATACGATGGGTTAGAGCAGATTTTGAAGCTGGAATCCGTTAATTTTGAACTGCCGTTATCTGAAATCTATTTGAATGTTGAGTTTGAAGATGAGCCTCGCAAAATTTAA